In Papaver somniferum cultivar HN1 chromosome 1, ASM357369v1, whole genome shotgun sequence, a genomic segment contains:
- the LOC113359858 gene encoding uncharacterized protein LOC113359858 — MWINHPSFLSEVKKVWTENIIGDVSFIFMQKLKKLKKKFLSEWNWNVFGNINTKIKEAEEKVQKAMELSDQNPLNEDLLANLVEAPNEHARREVQANTFMRLKSREKWIKDGSANTAYFHARMMIRQARNTISELEDANGNITSDQSQIADTLVKHFQQKFEAQDVDVSEKLLDVIPSVNTDEDQEMLDSISTTEEIKKIVFEMDSDSAPGPDGFPGSFYKSCAKQASQYRPIGLSNVLFKIFTKIISVRMNGLMEKLISSQQAAYVKGRSIQEQILLASEMVNEMRKNRRGGNVAFKLDISQAYDSGDPSSPILFILMEDVLSRNITNLVNTGQITPMLIDKYQHSSGQMINKSKSKCFIDGTNSTRKQQTSSIVGMDISNFPDKYLGIILAPGRVTTEMVCPIVLMLHSKLASWKGRLLSFHDRLILVKTVLCSYPLYNMAVYKWPSSVIKICGKLIRNFLWSGDGEVRKYITLSWKKICVPYIEGGLGIRRLEVLNKILLMKMMWKLVYSSDEWALFFTAKFKDKYGICFSKWKLSSVRAGLQWACLTLQEEISWKIGNDASISVWFDNWYGSSPLINEIGYTDFVHNNMQLKVQDLIINDQWNIHPQLHHLLQIDNLPHIHSGNDSIIWNLHSSGMFNNAKAVEKIRHKEDKVDWSSYIWRKSLHPTIAINIWKLLQGVYVNDDMKRKQGYEMPSRCCICKSEKDFMEHTLWLCDFSVQHSPIIDEVWIISACTVIKELWFQRNRVFFEGGDVNIHGFKHRVMKIVQDHGVRIKGVRWNLCAG; from the exons ATGTGGATTAATCATCCATCATTCTTAAGTGAAGTGAAGAAAGTATGGACTGAGAATATTATTGGTGATGTATCTTTTATTTTCATGCAGAAGctaaaaaagctaaaaaaaaagttCTTAAGTGAGTGGAATTGGAATGTATTTGGTAATATTAATACAAAAATTAAGGAAGCAGAAGAGAAAGTTCAAAAAGCAATGGAGTTATCCGATCAAAATCCCTTAAATGAAGATCTTTTGGCCAACCTAGTAGAAGCACCAAATGAACATGCAAGAAGAGAAGTTCAAGCAAATACTTTTATGAGACTTAAGTCAAGAGAAAAATGGATTAAAGATGGTTCTGCAAACACTGCATACTTCCATGCTAGAATGATGATTAGACAAGCAAGAAATACAATTAGTGAACTAGAAGATGCAAATGGAAATATTACTAGTGATCAATCTCAAATTGCAGATACTTTAGTCAAGCATTTTCAACAAAAATTTGAAGCTCAAGATGTTGATGTTTCTGAAAAATTGCTTGATGTTATTCCCTCAGTTAATACAGATGAAGACCAAGAAATGTTGGACTCCATTTCCACCACTGAAGAAATCaagaaaattgtttttgaaatgGACTCAGATAGTgcccctggtccagatggatttcctGGATCCTTTTATAAAAGCT GTGCTAAGCAAGCAAGTCAATATAGACCAATTGGATTGAGTAATGTATTGTTCAAAATTTTCACAAAAATAATCTCTGTCAGAATGAATGGACTCATGGAGAAGTTAATTTCATCACAACAGGCTGCTTATGTTAAAGGAAGAAGCATTCAAGAACAAATACTTCTAGCTTCAGAGATGGTAAATGAAATGAGGAAAAATAGAAGAGGCGGTAATGTGGCTTTTAAACTGGACATATCACAGGCTTATGATTCT GGTGATCCTTCatcccctattttatttattttgatggaagatgtaTTGAGTAGAAATATCACAAATTTGGTTAATACAGGGCAGATAACTCCAATG CTGATTGACAAATATCAACATAGCTCTGGTCAGATGATTAACAAATCCAAAAGCAAGTGTTTCATTGATGGTACTAATTCAACCAGAAAGCAACAAACTAGTAGCATAGTTGGTATGGATATATCTAATTTTCCTGATAAGTATCTTGGTATTATTCTAGCTCCAGGAAGAGTAACTACTGAAATGGTCTGTCCAATAGTTCTTATGCTTCATAGCAAACTTGCATCTTGGAAAGGAAGATTATTATCTTTTCATGATAGACTGATTCTTGTAAAAACAGTTTTGTGCAGCTACCCTCTTTACAATATGGCAGTTTATAAATGGCCATCTTCAGTTATTAAGATATGTGGAAAACTAATAAGGAACTTTCTATGGTCAGGTGATGGAGAGGTTAGAAAGTACATAACTTTATCTTGGAAGAAGATCTGTGTGCCATATATTGAAGGTGGCTTGGGTATTAGAAGGCTAGaagttcttaacaaaattttgctgatgaaaatgatgtggaaattGGTATATTCATCAGATGAATGGGCTCTGTTTTTTACAGCTAAATTCAAAGATAAATATGGTATATGTTTTTcaaaatggaaattatcatcaGTAAGAGCAGGTTTGCAATGGGCTTGTCTTACTTTACAAGAAGAAATCTCTTGGAAGATTGGAAATGATGCTAGCATCTCAGTATGGTTTGATAACTGGTATGGATCATCCCCACTAATTAATGAAATTGGTTATACtgattttgttcataataatatgCAGTTGAAAGTTCAGGATTTAATCATTAATGATCAATGGAATATACATCCTCAGTTGCATCACTTGTTACAGATTGATAACTTGCCTCATATTCACAGTGGAAATGATTCCATAATATGGAACCTACATAGTAGTGGAATGTTTAATAATGCAAAGGCAGtggagaaaataagacacaaggaaGATAAGGTAGATTGGTCTTCTTATATATGGAGGAAATCGTTGCACCCAACTATTGCCATCAACATTTGGAAGCTTCTACAAGGAGTTTATGTGAATGATGACatgaaaagaaaacaaggatATGAAATGCCTTCTAGATGCTGTATCTGCAAATCAGAGAAGGATTTTATGGAGCATACACTGTGGCTTTGTGATTTCAGTGTTCAG CATAGTCCTATCATTGATGAAGTATGGATAATATCTGCTTGTACTGTCATTAAGGAGTTGTGGTTTCAAAGAAACAgagttttctttgaaggaggtgaTGTTAATATTCATGGTTTCAAGCATAGGGTTATGAAGATTGTTCAAGATCATGGTGTCAGAATAAAAGGGGTCAGGTGGAACTTGTGTGCCGGTTaa